CAGGGCTGGGAGCCAGGCTCCAAGGTGGCGATCCTGTCGAAGAACTGCGCCTGGTGGCTGATGAGCGACCTGGCGATCTGGATGGCCGGCTACGTCTCGGTGCCGCTGTACCCGACGCTGGCGCCGGAGACCATCCACCACATCCTGACGCACAGCGAGGCGCGCGCCTGCTTCGTCGGCAAGCTCGACGGCTGGGAGCACATGAAGTCCGGCGTGCCGGCGGACCTGCCCTGCATCGCCTACCCGCTCTCGCCGCCGGATGCGGTCGCCTCGTACGACGGCTGGGAGGCGATCTGCTCGCGCACCGCGCCGATGGCCGGCGAGCCGACGCGCGATCCCGACGACCTGGCCACGATCATCTACACGTCCGGCACCACCGGGTTGCCCAAGGGCGTGATGCACAGCTTCGGCAACTTCACCTGGGCGGTGGACCGCGGCACGCGCTCGCGCATCCTCATGACGCAGAGCGACCGCATGCTCTCCTACCTGCCGCTGGCGCACGTGGTGGAGCGCACGCTGGTGGAGCACGGCTGGCTGAAGTCCGGCATGCACCTGTACTTCGCCGAGTCGCTGGACACCTTCACCGCCGACATGCAGCGCGCCCGGCCGACGCTGTTCTTCTCGGTGCCGCGCCTGTGGGTCAAGTTCCAGCACGGCGTGCACCACAAGCTGCCGGCGGCCAAGCTGGACCGCCTGCTGTCGATCCCGATCATCGGCGGCCTGATCCGCCGCAAGATCCTGCGCACCCTTGGGCTGGACCAGTGCCGCTGGGCCGCGGGCGGTGCCGCGCCGATGCCCATCGAGCTGCTGGCTTGGTACCGCCGGCTCGGCCTGCCGATCAACGAGGGCTACGGCATGACCGAGAACCTGGCGCTCTCGCACATCACCGAAGCCGGCAAGAACCAGGAAGGCACGGTCGGCCCAGCCTACGACGACGTCGAGCACCGCATCGACCCGGCGACGGGCGAGATCCAGATGCGCAGCCAGGCGCTGATGCTGGGCTACTACAAGGAACCGGAGTTGACCCGCGCGGCCTACACCCCCGATGGCTGGCTGCGCACCGGCGACAAGGGCGACATCGACAACCTGGGCCTGCTGCGCATCACCGGCCGGGTCAAGGACCTGTTCAAGACCAGCAAGGGCAAGTACGTGGCGCCCGCGCCGATCGAGGACCGCCTCGTGATGCACGAGGCGCTGGAGGCCTGCGTGGTCACCGGCGCCAACCTCGGCCAGCCGCTGGGCATCGCGATGCTCAACGCCGAGACCGTGGCCAGCCTGCCCAAGGACGCCGTGCAGGCCGAGCTGGAGGCTTCGCTGATCCGCCACCTCGACGCCATCAACGCCCGCCTTGACCCGCACGAGCAGTTGGCCTGCCTGGTGGCGGTCACCAGCGCCTGGACGGTGGACAACGACCTCATCACGCCCACCTTCAAGGTCAAGCGCAACCGCATCGAGGACGTCTACGCCCGCCACTACGAGACCTGGGTGGCCTCGGGGCGCAAGGTGATCTGGCTGGTGGGGTGAGCGGGGGTGAGCGCCCGCCGATCCGACCTCAGCCGCGCAGCCCGTCGGCCAGCAGCTTGATGCCGCTGAGCGCCATGCCGCCCCAGACCAGCCGGTAGAACCAGGTCGGCGAGATGCGCTTCGTGGCCCACACGCCCAGGCGCACGCCGGCCCAGGCGCAGGGCAGCAGCAGCACCGAGGTGGCGAGGTTGCGCAGGTCGATCAGCCCCAGCAGGCCGTAGGGCAGCCACTTGGAGAAGTTGATCGTCGCGAAGAACACTGCGGTGGTGCCGGCAAAGGCCAGCGGCTCCATGCGGCGCGGCAGCAGCGCCATCGCGATCGGCGGGCCGCCCGCGTGGGCGACGAAGCTGGTGTAGCCGGAGAACCAGGCCAGCGCCGCGCACTTGAACGGCCCCGGTGGCGGCGCATCCGAGCGCGCAGGCCGCAGGAACTGCAGCGCCAGGAAGCCCAGCGTCACCGCACCGACGATGCCGGCCACGGTCGACGACTTCAACAGCCCGAAGCTCGCCCAGCCCAGCGCGATGCCCAGCAGCCCGCCGGGCAGCAGCTGACGCAGCACGCGCCAGTCCGGGCTGCGGCGCAGCGTCCACAGGCCGATCACGTCGGCCGCGCAGAGGATCGGCAGCATGACCGCCGCCGCCTGCGGCACCGTGACCACCATCGCCAGCATCGGTGTGGCCAGCGAGCCGATGCCCGAGGCGAAGCCGGACTTGGACAGCCCGATCAGCAGCGCTGCAGGCAGTGCCAGCGCGTAAAAATGCCACTCCGTGATGAAGGCACCCGCCAGCCAGTCGGCGGTCACGCGACGGCCCCGGGATGATTCGGGCGGGCCACGTCAGACGATCGCGCAGGCGTCGTCGAAGTCCAGCCGCGCCGCCCGGGGGCGCAGGCCGGCGGGGTCGCCATAGCCGAGGTTGCAGACCACCAGGCTCTTGACGGCCGTACCGGCCCAGAACTCCGCGTCCACCGCGGCGGCGTCGAAGCCACCCATCGGGCCGCAGTCCAGCCCGAGCGAGCGTGCGGCGAGGATGAAGTAGCCGATCTGCAGCCCGCCGTTCAGCGTGGACATCGCCTCGCGCGCGGTCGGCTGGCCGGCCAGGCGCTCGCCCACCGCGGCCATGTGCGGCGCCAGCGTCGGCATGCGGGTGTGGAAATCGACATCGCGGCCCAGGATGGCCACCACCGGCGCAGCACCGGTCTTGGCGCGGTTGCCCTCGGCCATCAGCGGCAGCAGACGCGCACGTGCCTCGGCCGACTGCACGAAGCGCACCCGCAGCGGGCTGATGTTCATCGCCGTCGGGCCCCACTTGGCCAGGTCGTAGAGCTGGCGCAGGGTCTCGGGCGCCACCGCCTCGTCGCGCCAGGCGTTGTGGGTGCGGGCTTCGGTGAAGAGCTGGGCCAGGGCGGCGGTGTCGAGGGCGTGGCGCATCGTGCAGGGTCTCGTGGTGCTTGATGAGGTGAAGGACGGGGGATGGAGGGACAGGGAGAAGGCCGGACGGGCAGAATTGTGCGATGTTCACCCCCAGCCAGCACGACGTTCGGACTTTCTTCTGCGAGGCCTGGCGCAAGCAGTGCGCCGGCGAGCCGCTCTCGCCGATGGACACGCTCGCCGCCGAGTGGATCGCCCGTCACCCGGAGTACCACGCCGAGCTGTCGGACCTGGAGGCCGCGCTGACGGCGGTTTACACGGTCGAAGACGGGCAGAAGGGCCGGACGAACCCCTTCCTGCACCTGTCGATGCACCTGTCGATCAGCGAGCAGTGCTCGATCGACCAGCCGCGCGGCATCCGCCAGGCCGTCGAGTTGCTGGCCGCGAAGCGCAGCGACCTGCACGCCGCCCACCACGAGGTGATGGACTGCCTGGGCGAAATGATCTGGGCCTCCCAGCGCAGCGGCCAGCCGCCCGATCCGCACGCCTACCTGGAGCGGGTGCGCAGCCGCGCCACCCGCTGAACCGGCGCGGCCCTGCCCCACCCCTGTCCCACCCCTGCGCCGCCTCCGCCCACCTGAATGCCCCTCGATTGCAACGGGCGCGCTGCGGACAGGCCGCCGCGCCGCGCCGCAAGCGCCTGCTAGTCTTTGCCGATGTCTGCCCCGCCTTCCGAATCCTCCCCGCCGACATCCGCCGCGCAGCAGGCGGCACGGCCCAGCGCCGCCGTCGCCGCCACCGCGCTGGGGCTGCTGCTGGGCCTGCAGCCGCTGACCACCGACCTGTACCTGCCGGCCTTCCCGGCCCTGACCCGCGACCTGGGCGCGCCGATGCACCTGGCACAGCTCACCATGTCGGCCCTGTTGCTGGCCTTCGGTGCGGCCCAGCTGGTCTGGGGCCCGCTGGCCGACCGCTGGGGCCGCCGCCCGGTCCTGCAGGCCGGGCTGCTGCTGTACATCCTGGCCAGCCTGGGGGCCATGCTGGCGCTCGACATGCACGCGCTGGTGGCCGCGCGCATCGTGCAGGGCCTGGGTCTGGCCGCCGCGGTGGTGGTGGCGCGCGCGACGGTGCGTGACCTGTACGAACCGCATGAGGGCGCGCACGTGATGTCGCTGGCACTGTCCGGCCTGGGGCTGATCGCGATCAGCAGCCCGGTGATCGGCGGCTTTGTGGCGCAGCAGTTCGGCTGGCGTGGGACCTTTGCCTTCATCGGCCTGAGCACGCTGGCGATCGCCGTGTTCGTCTGGCTGAAGCTGCCCGAGACGGTGCCACAGCGCAACCTGCGCGCCCTGCACCCGCCCACGTTGGCGGCCAACTGGCGGCGCATCCTCGTGCACCCCACCTTCCTGGCCTGGTCCAGCCTGACGGCCTGCACCTACGGCGCGCTGTTCATCTTCCTGGCCGGCTCGTCCTTCGTCTACATCGACACGCTCGGCCTCTCGCCCACGCTGTACGGCCTGGTGCTGGGCTCCAGCTCGATCTCCTACCTGATCGGCACCTTCGTCTGCCGCAGCTGGCTGGTGCGCCTGGGCATGACCGGCACCATCGGCCGCGCCAGCTATTTCACCCTGGCGGGCGGCCTGTCGATGGGCGCACTCTCGCTGGCGGGAGTGCAGGCGATCTGGGCCATTGCCCTGCCGCAGATGGCGATCGCCTTCGGCCACGGCATGCACCAGTCCTGCGGCCAGGCCGGCGCGGTAGGCCCCTTCCGCGACCAGGCCGGCACCGCCGCCGCGCTGGCCGGCTGCCTGCTCGCCACCGTGGCCTTCGGCATCGGCCGCTGGCTGGGCTGGGCAATGGACGGCACAGCCCGCCCGATGGCGCTGGGCATCGCCTTCTGGGCCACGCTGACCGCCGTGGTCGGCTGGACGCTGGTGCGCCGCCACGGCGCGCCTGGCAGCGCCCTGCCGGCGGGCGCCGCGGCCAGCCGGGGCTGATCCCCCACGGAGGCAGGCGGCGGCGGCGCTGCTCTAATCGACCACATGGATCCCCGTTGCCTCCCCGTGCTGGCCATCGCCGGCCCCACCGCCAGCGGCAAGACCGCCGCAGCCCTGGCGCTGGGCCGCGCCTGGCGCTCGGCCGGCGTGCCGGTGGAGATCGTCAGCGTCGACTCCGCGCTGGTCTACCGCGGCATGGACATCGGCACCGCCAAGCCCAGCGCCACTGAGCTGGCCGAGTTCCCGCACCACCTGATCGACCTGATCGAGCCGACGCAGGCCTACTCCGCGGCCGAGTTCGTCACCGACGCGACCCGGCGGGTCGGCGAGATCCGTGCGCGCGGCGCGCTGCCGCTGCTGGTGGGTGGCACGATGCTCTATTTCAAGGCGCTGTTCGGTGGCATGGACGCCCTGCCCTCCGCCGATGCCGCGGTGCGCGCCGCCATCGACGCGCGCGCCCGGGAGCTCGGCTGGCCGGCGCTGCACGCCGAGCTGGCGCAGGTGGACCCTGTCACCGCCGCCCGGCTGGCACCGCGCGACGCCCAGCGCATCCAGCGCGCGCTGGAGGTCTGGCAGGTCAGCGGCCAGCCGCTGTCGAGCTTCCACAGCGGCCGCTTCGACCGCGACGCCCATGCCGACCGCGCGCCGCTGGCCATCGCCGGCCTGCCCTGCCGGCTGGTCGCGCTGGAGCCCACCGACCGCGCCTGGCTGCACGCGCGCATCGCCCGGCGCTTCGAGCAGATGCTGGCCGAGGGGCTGATGGACGAGGTGCAGCGCCTGCGCCAGCGCGGCGACCTGCACCTGGATCTGCCCTCGATGCGCTGCGTCGGCTACCGCCAGGCCTGGGAACTCATGGACAGCGGGCTCGACGGCGCGGCGCCGATGGCGACGCTGGCCGAGCGCGGCATCGCCGCCACGCGCCAGCTCGCCAAGCGCCAGCTCACCTGGCTGCGCAGCCTGCCGCAGCGTGAAGTCCTGACCTGCGACGCGCCCGACGCGCTGGCTACACTGCTGGCGCGCTTCGGCCCCGCCGCTTCCGGTACGGGTGGCGCACCGGCGCCATGACCCCAGCCTCCACCGCCCCCTCCGCCGCCCTGCCCCCCTCCGCCGCATCGCCCCTGCCGCCCGGCACAGCGCCCGGCACCGCGCCCGCGCTGCTGGAGGTGCACGGCCTGGCCAAGCACTACGGCAACACCCCGGTGTTCCAGGAGGTCTACCTCAGCGTGGGCCGCGGCGAGGTGGTGGCCCTGCTGGGCGAATCCGGCGTGGGCAAGTCGACCCTGCTCAACTGCATCGCCGGGCTGGACCAGGCCGACGTCGGCACGGTGCGCATCGCCGGCCACGACGTGGGTGGCCTGAGCGAGCACGCCGCCTCGCTGCTGCGGCGCACCAAGCTGGGCTTCGTCTTCCAGGCCTTCCATGTGCTGCCGCACCTGAGCGTGGCCGACAACGTCGCCCTGCCGCTGCTGCTGCAGGGCCTGCGCGAGCGCGACGAGGTGGAGCACCGCGTGCGCGCGATGCTCGAAGCCGTCGGCCTGCCCGGCTTCGGCGCACGCCAGCCGCGCCAGCTCTCCGGCGGCCAGCTACAGCGTGTGGCGATCGCCCGCGCGCTGGTGCACCGCCCGGCGCTGATCCTGGCCGACGAGCCCACCGGCAACCTCGACCCGGCCACCGCCGCGCGCATCCTCGACCTGCTGGTCACGCAGGCGCGCGCCCAGAACGCCGCCTGCCTGATCGTCAGCCACGCGCCGGCCGCCACCGAGCGCGCCGACCGCAGCCTCTGGCTCACGCCCGAAGGCATCGAGAACCTGGCCCCCGGCGACCTGCTGCGCCACCTCGCCCAGGGCCACGGCGGCGCCACACCGCCCACGCCGCCCACAGCAGCCACGCCGCTGTCGCCACCGCCGCCACGCGATACAACTGCTGACAACTGAGGCCCGGGACCGACGCGCCCGAATTGACTCCGGTCAAGTGCGCATCGTGTGCAATCGGTCACAGTTCGCAGCTTTTCCCACCGCCTTCCCGGGATCCTCGCGCTGCGGGGCGCCGTCCGGAATCCGCCATGCCGATCGAGCTGTTCCGCCAGGGCGAGTGCCTGCGCCTGATGTTCTGCGACCTGCACAACGAGCATGGCGAGGCGGTGCAGAGCAATCAGTTCCTGCTGGTCAACGGCGACACCGGCGCGATCATCGACCCCGGCGGCAACCTCGCCTACCACCCGCTCTACCTGGGCATGGTGGAGCACTTCCCGCCCACGCGGCTGTCGGCCATCCTGGCCTCGCACGCCGACCCGGACATCATTGCTTCGCTGGACCGCTGGATGACCGGCACGCCCGCGCAGGTCTACATCTCCACGGTCTGGGAGCGCTTCGTCCCGCACTTCTGCAAGCCCGGCAAGACCGAGGGCCGCATCCTCGGCATCCCCGATGCGGGCATGCACATCCGCGTCGGCCTGGGGGACATCGTCGCGCTGCCGGCGCACTTTCTGCACGCCGAGGGCAACTTCCAGTTCTGGGACCCGTCCAGCCGCATCCTGTTCTCCGGCGACCTGGGCGTGTCGCTGGGGCTGGACCCGCGCCGGCCGATCCGCTCGCTGCGTGAGGCCATCCCCTACATGGCGCCCTTTCACCGGCGCTACATGTCCAGCAACAAGATCCTGCGGCTGTGGGCGCAGATGGTCGCCGGCCTGCCGATCGCGATGATCGCGCCGCAGCACGGCGCCCCGCTGGTCGGGCCGGCGGTGCAGGAGTTCATCGCCTGGGTGCAGACGCTGGAGTGCGGCATCGACCTGATGACGCCGGAGCACTACGCCCTCCCCGCCTGAACAGGCAGTCCACGGCCCCGGCGACGGGCGCCCGTCGCCGACCTGAGCGACACTGCAGGGCCCCGCGCCGCTGCCATGCCCCCACCGCCCAAGCCCCCCGCCGAGAACATCGTCGCCCCGCGGCCCGGGCGCACGGACGACAGCATCGACCCCACCGCCCCCACGCTGCCCACGGTCGCCCGCGCCGCCCCCGGGCGCCAGCCGCGCCTGCTGGTGACCCTGATGCTCGCGCAGTGGCGCCACCACCCGGGGCAGACCCTGCTGGCGGTGCTGGCCATCGCGCTGGGCGTGGCGCTGGCCTTTGCGGTGCACCTGATCAACGCCTCGGCGCTGGCCGAGTTCGGCCAGGCGGTGCGCGCCGTCAACGGCCAGCCCGACGCGGTGCTGCGCCCGGCCGAGGGCACCCGGCTCGACGAGGCCGCCTACCCGCGCGCCGCGCTGCATCCGCAGGTGGCGCTGGCCAGCCCGGTGCTGGAGATCGACACCCAGACCCTCGCCCCCCGCCGCGCCGATGCCGCCTCCGGCAGCGGCAGCGCACCCACCGCCCCCCGCGCCGGCCTGACCCGCGGCGCCAAGCAGGCGGTGCGGGTGCTGGGCATCGACGCACTGCGCGCCCCCGCCCTGGCCCCGGACCTGCTGCCGCGCCCGCGCGAAGGCGCCGACCGCCTCGCCCTGCTCGACCCCGACCGCGTCTTCCTCAACCCCGCCGCGCAGCGCCTATTGGGAGGCTCTGGCAGCTCGGGCGGCCTGCCCGAGGCGGTGCAGCTGCAGTCCGGTGAGCGCATGCTCTCGCTGCGCGTGGCCGGCAGCGTCGCGGCCGAGGGCCCGCCACTGGTGGTGATGGACCTGGCCGGCGCGCAGCAGCACTTCGGACACCTCGGCCAGCTGAGCCGCATCGACCTGCGCCTGGCCGCCGGCACGGACGCCACTGCGCTGCTCGATCAGCTCAACCGGGGCCAGCCCGGCGCGGCCCGGCTGCGCCTGGCGCCGGTGCAGGAAGCGGCCCAGCGCGTGTCCAACCTCTCCCGCGCCTACCGCGTCAACCTGGGCGTGCTCTCGCTGGTGGCGCTGTTCACCGGCGCCTTCCTGGTCTTCTCCGTGCAGTCGCTGGGCGTGGCCAAGCGCGTCCCGCAGTTGGCGCTGCTCGGCGTGCTGGGCATGGCCGCGCGCGAGCGGCTGCGGCTGGTGCAGGTGGAATCGCTGGCGCTGGGCGTGGTGGGCGCGCTGCTCGGGCTGGCGCTGGGCACGGCGCTCGCCGCCCTGGCGCTGCAGTGGCTGGGCGGCGACCTGGGCAGCGGCCTGATCGGTGGCCAGACCGGCGGTGGGGCCCCGCCGCTGCAGTGGTCCACCGGCGCGGCGCTGGTCTACGGCGCGCTCGGCCTGCTGGCCGCCTGGGTGGGCGGCTGGCACCCGGCCCGGCAGGCGGCGCGGCTCGCCCCGGCACTCAGCCTCAAGGGCCTGGGGCACGACGGCCGCCGCCAGCGCGGCGCCTGGCGCGGGCCGGCCCTGCTGATCGGCGGCGTGCTGCTGGCCTTCCTGCCGCCGCTGGGTGACCTGCCACTGGCGGCCTACCTGAGCGTGGCGCTGCTGCTGCTGGGCGGCATCCTCTGCGTGCCGATGGGCGTGGGCGGCCTGCTCGCGCTGCTGCGCACGCCCCTGCAGCCGGTGGCGCTGCTGGCCATCGAGCGCGCCCGCGACCAGCGCGCCACCGCCACCGTCGCCGTGGCCGGCGTGGTCGCCAGCCTGGCGCTGGCCGTGGCGATGACGGTGATGGTGGCGAGCTTCCGCGACTCGGTGACCCGCTGGCTCGACCAGGTGCTGCCCGCCGATCTCTACGCCCGCACCGCCACCGGCACCAGCCAGGCCGATGCCGCCTGGCTGGGCCCGGACTTCCTGCGCCGCGCCGCCGCCCTGCCCGGCGTGACCCGCCTGCAGGCTCAGCGCCTGCAGCCCATCTCGCTCGACCCCGACCAGCCGCCGATGGCGCTGCTGGCCCGCGAGGTCGGCCCCGGCGCCAGCGACCTGCCGCTGGTGGGCGAGCTGCTCGAAGACAGCGAGCGCCCGCTCACGGCCGACCGCAAACCCGTTCCCGCGCTCTACGCCAGCGAGACCGCGATGGCGCTGCGCGGCCTGCGCCTGGGGCAGACGCTCGACCTGCCCCTGCCCGACGGCCGCCGCCTGCGCGTCTGGCTGCGCGGCGTCTGGCGCGACTACGCCCGCCAGCAGGGCACGCTGGTGATCGACCGGCGCGACTGGCTGGCCGCCACCGGCGACACCCGCGTCAACGACCTGGCGCTCTGGCTCACCCCCGGCACCGACGCCGCCCCGGTGCGCGAGGCGCTGCGCCGCCTCGCCCCCGACCCGGCGCTGCTGGAGCTGGCCACGCCGGGCGAAATCCGCGCCACCTCGCTGCAGATCTTTGACCGCAGCTTCGCCGTCACCTACTGGCTGCAGGCGGTGGCGGTGGGCATCGGCCTGTTCGGCATCGCCG
The Sphaerotilus microaerophilus DNA segment above includes these coding regions:
- a CDS encoding DUF1841 family protein; its protein translation is MFTPSQHDVRTFFCEAWRKQCAGEPLSPMDTLAAEWIARHPEYHAELSDLEAALTAVYTVEDGQKGRTNPFLHLSMHLSISEQCSIDQPRGIRQAVELLAAKRSDLHAAHHEVMDCLGEMIWASQRSGQPPDPHAYLERVRSRATR
- a CDS encoding ABC transporter ATP-binding protein, translating into MLEVHGLAKHYGNTPVFQEVYLSVGRGEVVALLGESGVGKSTLLNCIAGLDQADVGTVRIAGHDVGGLSEHAASLLRRTKLGFVFQAFHVLPHLSVADNVALPLLLQGLRERDEVEHRVRAMLEAVGLPGFGARQPRQLSGGQLQRVAIARALVHRPALILADEPTGNLDPATAARILDLLVTQARAQNAACLIVSHAPAATERADRSLWLTPEGIENLAPGDLLRHLAQGHGGATPPTPPTAATPLSPPPPRDTTADN
- a CDS encoding MBL fold metallo-hydrolase, with amino-acid sequence MPIELFRQGECLRLMFCDLHNEHGEAVQSNQFLLVNGDTGAIIDPGGNLAYHPLYLGMVEHFPPTRLSAILASHADPDIIASLDRWMTGTPAQVYISTVWERFVPHFCKPGKTEGRILGIPDAGMHIRVGLGDIVALPAHFLHAEGNFQFWDPSSRILFSGDLGVSLGLDPRRPIRSLREAIPYMAPFHRRYMSSNKILRLWAQMVAGLPIAMIAPQHGAPLVGPAVQEFIAWVQTLECGIDLMTPEHYALPA
- a CDS encoding sulfite exporter TauE/SafE family protein, yielding MTADWLAGAFITEWHFYALALPAALLIGLSKSGFASGIGSLATPMLAMVVTVPQAAAVMLPILCAADVIGLWTLRRSPDWRVLRQLLPGGLLGIALGWASFGLLKSSTVAGIVGAVTLGFLALQFLRPARSDAPPPGPFKCAALAWFSGYTSFVAHAGGPPIAMALLPRRMEPLAFAGTTAVFFATINFSKWLPYGLLGLIDLRNLATSVLLLPCAWAGVRLGVWATKRISPTWFYRLVWGGMALSGIKLLADGLRG
- a CDS encoding malonic semialdehyde reductase — encoded protein: MRHALDTAALAQLFTEARTHNAWRDEAVAPETLRQLYDLAKWGPTAMNISPLRVRFVQSAEARARLLPLMAEGNRAKTGAAPVVAILGRDVDFHTRMPTLAPHMAAVGERLAGQPTAREAMSTLNGGLQIGYFILAARSLGLDCGPMGGFDAAAVDAEFWAGTAVKSLVVCNLGYGDPAGLRPRAARLDFDDACAIV
- a CDS encoding FtsX-like permease family protein, whose product is MLAQWRHHPGQTLLAVLAIALGVALAFAVHLINASALAEFGQAVRAVNGQPDAVLRPAEGTRLDEAAYPRAALHPQVALASPVLEIDTQTLAPRRADAASGSGSAPTAPRAGLTRGAKQAVRVLGIDALRAPALAPDLLPRPREGADRLALLDPDRVFLNPAAQRLLGGSGSSGGLPEAVQLQSGERMLSLRVAGSVAAEGPPLVVMDLAGAQQHFGHLGQLSRIDLRLAAGTDATALLDQLNRGQPGAARLRLAPVQEAAQRVSNLSRAYRVNLGVLSLVALFTGAFLVFSVQSLGVAKRVPQLALLGVLGMAARERLRLVQVESLALGVVGALLGLALGTALAALALQWLGGDLGSGLIGGQTGGGAPPLQWSTGAALVYGALGLLAAWVGGWHPARQAARLAPALSLKGLGHDGRRQRGAWRGPALLIGGVLLAFLPPLGDLPLAAYLSVALLLLGGILCVPMGVGGLLALLRTPLQPVALLAIERARDQRATATVAVAGVVASLALAVAMTVMVASFRDSVTRWLDQVLPADLYARTATGTSQADAAWLGPDFLRRAAALPGVTRLQAQRLQPISLDPDQPPMALLAREVGPGASDLPLVGELLEDSERPLTADRKPVPALYASETAMALRGLRLGQTLDLPLPDGRRLRVWLRGVWRDYARQQGTLVIDRRDWLAATGDTRVNDLALWLTPGTDAAPVREALRRLAPDPALLELATPGEIRATSLQIFDRSFAVTYWLQAVAVGIGLFGIAASFSGQVLARRREFGALQHLGASRAQVLALVSAEGAVWTAVGTLLGLALGLAVAVVLVHVVNPQSFHWTMELSLPLGRLALLALAVLAAGTGTAWLAGRAAASRQMALAVKEDW
- a CDS encoding AMP-binding protein: MTMHPDLPADAFSLQRLYHWERHAPSRITLTQPMGGGVVKEFTWSEVADQVRRIAAHLKAQGWEPGSKVAILSKNCAWWLMSDLAIWMAGYVSVPLYPTLAPETIHHILTHSEARACFVGKLDGWEHMKSGVPADLPCIAYPLSPPDAVASYDGWEAICSRTAPMAGEPTRDPDDLATIIYTSGTTGLPKGVMHSFGNFTWAVDRGTRSRILMTQSDRMLSYLPLAHVVERTLVEHGWLKSGMHLYFAESLDTFTADMQRARPTLFFSVPRLWVKFQHGVHHKLPAAKLDRLLSIPIIGGLIRRKILRTLGLDQCRWAAGGAAPMPIELLAWYRRLGLPINEGYGMTENLALSHITEAGKNQEGTVGPAYDDVEHRIDPATGEIQMRSQALMLGYYKEPELTRAAYTPDGWLRTGDKGDIDNLGLLRITGRVKDLFKTSKGKYVAPAPIEDRLVMHEALEACVVTGANLGQPLGIAMLNAETVASLPKDAVQAELEASLIRHLDAINARLDPHEQLACLVAVTSAWTVDNDLITPTFKVKRNRIEDVYARHYETWVASGRKVIWLVG
- a CDS encoding multidrug effflux MFS transporter is translated as MSAPPSESSPPTSAAQQAARPSAAVAATALGLLLGLQPLTTDLYLPAFPALTRDLGAPMHLAQLTMSALLLAFGAAQLVWGPLADRWGRRPVLQAGLLLYILASLGAMLALDMHALVAARIVQGLGLAAAVVVARATVRDLYEPHEGAHVMSLALSGLGLIAISSPVIGGFVAQQFGWRGTFAFIGLSTLAIAVFVWLKLPETVPQRNLRALHPPTLAANWRRILVHPTFLAWSSLTACTYGALFIFLAGSSFVYIDTLGLSPTLYGLVLGSSSISYLIGTFVCRSWLVRLGMTGTIGRASYFTLAGGLSMGALSLAGVQAIWAIALPQMAIAFGHGMHQSCGQAGAVGPFRDQAGTAAALAGCLLATVAFGIGRWLGWAMDGTARPMALGIAFWATLTAVVGWTLVRRHGAPGSALPAGAAASRG
- the miaA gene encoding tRNA (adenosine(37)-N6)-dimethylallyltransferase MiaA, which gives rise to MDPRCLPVLAIAGPTASGKTAAALALGRAWRSAGVPVEIVSVDSALVYRGMDIGTAKPSATELAEFPHHLIDLIEPTQAYSAAEFVTDATRRVGEIRARGALPLLVGGTMLYFKALFGGMDALPSADAAVRAAIDARARELGWPALHAELAQVDPVTAARLAPRDAQRIQRALEVWQVSGQPLSSFHSGRFDRDAHADRAPLAIAGLPCRLVALEPTDRAWLHARIARRFEQMLAEGLMDEVQRLRQRGDLHLDLPSMRCVGYRQAWELMDSGLDGAAPMATLAERGIAATRQLAKRQLTWLRSLPQREVLTCDAPDALATLLARFGPAASGTGGAPAP